One Fusobacterium ulcerans DNA segment encodes these proteins:
- a CDS encoding 2-hydroxyacyl-CoA dehydratase, with translation MREFHIGMDVGSTTIKIVCLDEKDNIIYSIYQRHLSNVRETTKKMFDEFLEHIKSNFGEDIRYRISITGSSGMGISSWIGIDFVQEVIACIKSIETLIPETDVAIELGGEDAKITFLKNDMDQRMNGSCAGGTGAFIDQIATLLDTDASGLNELAKGFDSIYPIAARCGVFAKTDIQPLINEGVKKENIAVSVLQAVVNQTITGLACGKKITGKVAFLGGPLFFLSELRNRFIDTLKLTPEDVVFPENSQLFVAQGAAFLAKENESVFSYDELKTKIERLNEKDTSDTSRLQPLFENEDALNEFLERHEKEKIETRDLSTYEGNAYLGIDAGSTTIKVVLISEEKEILFSHYSHNKGNPLDNIIATLKNLYSKMSEKVIIKGSCVTGYGESLIKAALRVDIGIVETMAHYKGSQFFQPNVDFILDIGGQDMKCLKIQDGIITSILLNEACSSGCGSFLETFAHSLGMDILEFSRLGMESKSPADLGTRCTVFMNSKVKQAQKDGVEVSDISAGLSYSVVKNTLFKVIKIKNKDELGKNIVVQGGTFLNNSVLRAFELVSERNVIRPNVAGLMGAFGAALIAMEQAEESSTIMTLDELNNFNCTTNLTRCKLCNNHCLLTIHKFKNGETFISGNRCDNPLGKMKKNTAPNMFDYKYNRLFNYTPLEPSKATRGEIGVPRVLNFYDSYPFWFTLLTHLGFRVIISDDSSKKLYEKGIDTISSDSICYPAKLVHGHIVDLIEKGVKRIFYPCVIFEEKEDIKSSNQFNCPIVMSYPEVINNNMDILKEKHIDLILPFFSFESKEVLYKTVFEEFERFGITKSEAKMAVDAAWEEKYNFRKDMRNKALEIIADLERTGKTGVVLCGRPYHCDKEIHHGIPNIINSFGIAVLTGDAVASLASLDEELRVIDQWTYHSRLYRAAAYVGKSSCLELIELNSFSCGIDAVTTDQVEEILANHGKVHTLLKIDEISNLGSVKIRIRSLLAALDYKKNALRSSLKKKIEYKKAQFTKKMKKEYTILAPQMAPMHFKLLKTAFKAEGYNLEVLEETQEALDCGLQYVNNDACYPSILVIGELIAALKSGKYDLDKTAVMISQTGGSCRATNYVGFLKKAIRDSGFEKIPILSLNASGFEKQEGFSITLPFAHKCLIAVSYGDILMKLLYHVRPYEKIKGSALELYEKWNEKVKENIANGKFSQFKSNINAIVEDFSKIEVSDEKKIKVGIVGEILVKFSPFANNNLADFIEAEGGEVYTSSLMSFVKYCIYSDIFITERFKGKIAAMKLKAALWVIDQYTKVLNNALQKNPRFGHEDSIQDLAKKTSQYISIGNQSGEGWFLMGEMIEFIEKDVPNIVCVQPFGCLPNHITGKGMIKKLRSEYSNVNIAPIDYDPAYSEVNQLNRIKLMLSVARKNLKNS, from the coding sequence ATGAGAGAATTTCATATAGGAATGGATGTTGGTTCTACTACTATAAAAATAGTCTGTCTTGATGAAAAGGATAATATTATTTACTCAATTTATCAAAGACACCTTTCAAATGTTAGAGAAACAACAAAGAAAATGTTTGATGAATTTTTAGAACATATTAAAAGTAATTTTGGTGAAGATATAAGATACAGAATAAGTATCACTGGTTCCAGTGGAATGGGAATATCTTCATGGATTGGAATAGATTTTGTTCAAGAAGTTATTGCCTGTATCAAATCTATCGAAACACTTATACCAGAAACTGATGTAGCTATAGAATTAGGTGGAGAAGATGCAAAAATAACTTTCCTTAAAAATGATATGGATCAAAGAATGAATGGAAGCTGTGCTGGTGGTACAGGAGCATTCATTGATCAAATAGCTACTCTTTTAGATACAGATGCTTCAGGTCTTAATGAACTTGCTAAGGGATTCGATTCTATCTATCCTATTGCTGCAAGATGTGGAGTATTTGCAAAAACTGACATACAGCCTCTTATCAATGAAGGGGTAAAAAAAGAAAATATAGCTGTATCTGTACTTCAGGCTGTAGTCAACCAAACTATAACAGGTCTTGCCTGTGGTAAAAAAATAACTGGAAAAGTAGCTTTTTTAGGAGGGCCTCTTTTCTTTTTAAGTGAGCTTAGAAATAGATTTATCGACACTTTGAAACTTACTCCTGAAGATGTCGTTTTCCCTGAAAATTCACAGCTTTTTGTTGCTCAGGGAGCTGCTTTCCTTGCTAAAGAAAATGAATCTGTATTTTCATATGATGAACTTAAAACAAAAATAGAACGTCTTAATGAAAAAGATACTTCTGATACTTCAAGGTTGCAGCCATTATTTGAAAACGAAGATGCACTTAATGAATTTCTTGAAAGACATGAAAAAGAAAAAATAGAAACAAGAGATTTAAGTACTTATGAAGGAAATGCTTATTTAGGAATAGATGCAGGTTCTACTACTATTAAAGTGGTTCTTATTTCAGAAGAAAAAGAGATATTATTCTCTCACTATTCTCATAATAAAGGAAATCCACTTGATAATATTATTGCTACACTTAAGAATTTGTATTCAAAGATGTCTGAAAAAGTTATTATCAAAGGTTCATGTGTTACTGGATATGGAGAAAGCCTTATTAAAGCAGCACTGAGAGTTGATATTGGTATAGTTGAAACTATGGCTCATTACAAAGGATCTCAATTCTTCCAGCCAAATGTTGATTTTATACTTGATATTGGTGGACAGGACATGAAATGTCTGAAAATACAGGATGGTATTATAACTTCCATTCTTTTAAATGAAGCTTGTTCTTCAGGGTGTGGATCATTCCTTGAAACATTTGCTCATTCACTTGGAATGGATATTTTAGAATTTTCAAGATTGGGAATGGAATCTAAATCTCCTGCTGACCTTGGTACCAGATGTACTGTATTTATGAACTCAAAAGTTAAACAGGCTCAAAAAGATGGAGTAGAAGTCTCAGATATCTCTGCTGGACTTTCTTATTCTGTTGTAAAAAATACTCTTTTTAAAGTTATAAAAATAAAAAATAAAGATGAATTAGGTAAAAATATAGTTGTACAAGGTGGAACTTTCCTTAACAATTCTGTACTAAGAGCTTTTGAATTAGTTTCAGAAAGAAATGTAATCAGACCTAATGTTGCTGGACTTATGGGAGCTTTTGGAGCTGCCCTTATAGCCATGGAGCAAGCTGAAGAAAGTTCAACTATTATGACTCTTGATGAGCTTAATAATTTCAACTGTACTACAAATCTTACTAGATGTAAACTTTGTAATAATCATTGTCTGCTGACTATTCATAAGTTCAAAAATGGAGAAACTTTCATCTCTGGTAACAGATGCGACAATCCACTTGGAAAAATGAAGAAAAATACAGCTCCTAATATGTTTGATTATAAGTACAACAGATTATTTAATTACACACCTTTAGAGCCTTCAAAAGCTACAAGAGGAGAAATTGGTGTTCCTAGAGTATTGAATTTTTACGATTCATATCCATTCTGGTTTACATTATTGACTCATCTTGGATTTAGGGTAATTATATCTGATGACTCATCTAAAAAATTATACGAAAAAGGAATAGACACAATATCTTCTGATTCTATATGCTATCCTGCAAAACTTGTTCATGGACATATTGTAGATCTTATAGAAAAAGGGGTAAAAAGAATATTCTATCCTTGTGTTATATTTGAGGAAAAAGAGGATATAAAATCTTCTAATCAGTTTAACTGTCCAATTGTTATGTCTTATCCAGAAGTTATTAATAACAACATGGATATCTTAAAAGAAAAACATATTGATTTGATATTACCTTTCTTCTCATTTGAAAGTAAGGAAGTACTTTACAAAACTGTATTTGAAGAATTTGAAAGATTTGGAATAACAAAATCCGAAGCTAAAATGGCTGTAGATGCAGCATGGGAAGAAAAATATAATTTCAGAAAAGATATGAGAAACAAAGCTCTTGAAATAATTGCTGATTTAGAAAGAACTGGAAAAACTGGAGTAGTTCTTTGTGGAAGACCTTACCATTGTGATAAAGAGATTCATCATGGTATCCCAAATATAATAAATTCATTTGGAATAGCTGTTCTTACAGGAGATGCTGTTGCCAGTCTCGCTTCTTTAGATGAAGAGCTTAGAGTAATAGATCAGTGGACATATCATTCAAGATTGTACAGAGCTGCTGCCTATGTTGGAAAAAGCAGCTGTCTTGAACTTATTGAATTAAATAGTTTCAGCTGTGGTATAGATGCTGTAACTACTGATCAGGTAGAAGAAATTTTAGCTAATCACGGAAAAGTTCATACTCTTCTGAAAATAGATGAAATAAGCAATCTTGGTTCTGTAAAAATAAGAATAAGAAGTCTTTTAGCTGCTCTTGATTACAAGAAAAATGCTCTTAGATCTTCTCTTAAAAAGAAAATAGAATACAAAAAAGCCCAATTTACAAAGAAAATGAAAAAAGAATACACTATTTTAGCTCCACAAATGGCACCTATGCACTTTAAATTATTGAAAACTGCTTTCAAAGCTGAAGGATATAATCTTGAAGTTTTAGAAGAGACACAGGAAGCATTAGATTGTGGACTTCAATATGTCAACAATGATGCCTGCTATCCATCTATATTAGTTATTGGAGAACTTATTGCAGCACTTAAATCAGGAAAATACGACCTTGATAAAACTGCTGTTATGATCTCTCAAACTGGTGGAAGCTGTCGTGCTACCAACTATGTTGGATTTTTGAAAAAAGCTATTAGAGACAGCGGCTTTGAAAAAATACCAATTTTATCTTTAAATGCAAGCGGTTTTGAAAAACAGGAAGGTTTCTCTATCACTCTTCCTTTTGCTCATAAATGTCTGATAGCTGTATCATATGGAGATATTCTTATGAAGCTTCTCTATCATGTACGTCCTTATGAAAAAATCAAAGGAAGTGCTTTGGAATTATATGAAAAATGGAATGAAAAAGTTAAAGAAAACATAGCAAATGGTAAATTTTCTCAATTTAAAAGTAATATAAATGCAATAGTAGAAGATTTTTCTAAGATTGAAGTCTCTGATGAAAAGAAAATAAAAGTAGGAATAGTTGGAGAAATTCTTGTTAAGTTCAGTCCTTTTGCCAATAATAATTTAGCTGACTTCATTGAAGCTGAAGGTGGAGAAGTATATACTTCAAGTCTTATGAGCTTTGTAAAATATTGTATATATAGTGATATATTTATTACAGAAAGATTCAAAGGTAAAATTGCAGCAATGAAACTTAAAGCTGCCCTTTGGGTAATAGACCAGTATACAAAAGTATTAAATAATGCTTTACAAAAGAATCCTAGATTTGGTCATGAAGATTCTATTCAAGACCTTGCTAAAAAAACTTCTCAATATATCTCAATAGGAAATCAATCTGGAGAAGGATGGTTTCTTATGGGAGAAATGATAGAATTCATTGAAAAAGATGTTCCTAATATAGTTTGTGTTCAACCTTTTGGATGTCTTCCAAATCATATAACAGGAAAAGGTATGATTAAGAAGTTGAGATCAGAATATTCTAATGTCAATATAGCTCCTATAGATTATGACCCTGCTTATTCTGAAGTTAATCAATTAAATAGGATAAAACTTATGCTGTCTGTTGCCAGAAAAAACCTAAAAAATTCTTAA
- a CDS encoding pyridoxal-phosphate-dependent aminotransferase family protein, whose product MYKANYLMMTPGPTMVRENVLKARCSFFGNPDLDPNFFAFYEELCKKTGKLFGAKKAQTIIMNGEGMLGLDTACASLTEPGDKVLVISNGIFGEGFKGLVETYGGEVTLFETDVKKALDIDKLRIFLEKNKDFKYATMVHCDTPSGVLNNVEVICKILKSEGIMTVVDSVAAVGGVQLEVDEWGIDIALGGSQKVFSAPSGITIMTVSNDAWEAIENRKTPIASFYCNLSLWKNSVKEQLFPYTMPASDLMAFDVAIDNIYKEGVEKVRERHYTAAEYVRTRLMDMGVDLYLKNGYSPTVTAFCLPEGYNCKEVSDYLLHNFEVMIADSYSYLSNKVLRIGHMGENARFYRLDYTLKAIEKTLRVLKK is encoded by the coding sequence TTGTATAAAGCTAATTATCTTATGATGACTCCTGGACCTACAATGGTAAGAGAAAATGTGTTGAAAGCTAGATGCAGCTTTTTTGGAAATCCTGATCTAGACCCTAATTTTTTCGCTTTTTATGAAGAACTATGTAAAAAAACTGGAAAATTATTTGGTGCTAAAAAAGCTCAAACTATAATAATGAATGGGGAAGGTATGCTGGGGTTAGATACTGCATGTGCTTCACTTACTGAGCCTGGAGATAAAGTTTTAGTTATATCAAATGGTATTTTTGGAGAGGGATTTAAAGGACTTGTAGAAACTTATGGTGGAGAAGTCACTCTTTTTGAAACTGATGTAAAAAAAGCTCTTGATATTGACAAATTAAGAATATTCCTTGAAAAAAACAAAGATTTTAAATATGCTACTATGGTTCATTGTGATACTCCATCTGGAGTACTCAACAATGTGGAAGTTATTTGCAAAATCTTAAAATCTGAAGGAATTATGACAGTAGTTGATAGTGTTGCTGCTGTAGGTGGAGTACAATTAGAAGTAGATGAATGGGGAATTGATATTGCCCTTGGAGGTTCTCAAAAAGTTTTCTCTGCTCCTTCTGGAATTACAATTATGACAGTAAGCAATGATGCATGGGAAGCTATTGAAAATAGAAAAACTCCAATTGCTTCTTTCTATTGTAATTTATCTCTATGGAAAAATTCTGTAAAAGAACAGCTTTTCCCTTATACAATGCCTGCCAGTGATCTAATGGCGTTTGACGTTGCTATTGATAATATTTATAAAGAAGGAGTAGAAAAAGTCAGAGAAAGACACTATACTGCTGCTGAATATGTAAGAACAAGACTTATGGATATGGGAGTTGACCTTTATCTGAAAAATGGATACTCTCCAACAGTGACTGCTTTCTGTCTTCCAGAAGGATATAACTGTAAGGAAGTTTCTGATTATCTTCTGCATAATTTTGAAGTAATGATTGCTGATTCTTATTCTTACTTAAGCAACAAAGTCCTTAGAATAGGACATATGGGTGAAAATGCTCGTTTTTACAGACTTGACTATACTTTAAAAGCTATTGAAAAAACTTTAAGAGTTCTAAAAAAATAA
- a CDS encoding GntR family transcriptional regulator: protein MCDFDKNNKMPLYGQLMNFLLSEIECDKFKEHEKIPSERDLCDKFNLSRDTVRQAIFQLEKMGYIYKKHGKGTFVAQKQLKPDLYKFYDFTEEMKKLGKEAVSKVLSFEIIPADKYISKALKIKENSNVHRITRLRLVDSIPLIFEKAYLSTEKFDFFSIDELSNSSLCNILKNRFSVKFSKGEETFYPITPDDEITRYLNLMKFQPVIKIERTTFEDEIPVMFTERIIRGDKFKYTITTSF from the coding sequence ATGTGTGATTTTGATAAAAACAATAAGATGCCATTATATGGGCAATTGATGAACTTTTTACTTTCAGAAATAGAATGTGACAAATTTAAGGAGCATGAAAAAATTCCTTCTGAAAGAGATCTATGCGATAAATTTAATTTAAGCCGTGATACTGTAAGACAGGCTATTTTTCAGTTGGAAAAAATGGGTTATATCTATAAAAAACATGGAAAAGGAACTTTTGTAGCCCAAAAGCAATTAAAACCTGATCTATACAAATTTTATGATTTTACAGAAGAAATGAAAAAACTTGGAAAGGAAGCTGTTTCTAAAGTTTTATCTTTTGAAATAATTCCTGCTGATAAATATATATCGAAAGCTTTGAAGATAAAAGAAAACAGTAATGTTCACAGAATTACTCGTTTAAGACTTGTAGATTCTATTCCTCTTATTTTTGAAAAAGCATATCTGTCTACAGAAAAATTTGACTTCTTTTCTATAGATGAATTAAGCAATTCATCTCTTTGCAACATATTGAAAAATAGATTTTCTGTAAAGTTTTCTAAAGGAGAGGAAACTTTTTATCCTATTACTCCTGATGATGAAATAACAAGATATTTGAATTTAATGAAATTTCAGCCAGTTATAAAAATAGAGAGAACTACTTTTGAAGATGAAATTCCTGTTATGTTTACTGAAAGAATAATTAGAGGAGATAAGTTTAAATATACAATTACTACTTCGTTCTAA
- a CDS encoding RrF2 family transcriptional regulator — translation MKITQETNCAIKTILYLSTLQKGEISPAKTIGKSIGFSDKFVLKVLRPLTSANIVLPFRGVTGGYCLGKTTDKITLFDVIVAVQNDINILTVMKNMSKKDIKKDEIFSIFDQIQELEKKILKKITFDMIINNKVNLKNILEDTL, via the coding sequence ATGAAAATAACTCAGGAAACAAATTGCGCTATAAAGACTATTTTATATCTATCTACACTTCAAAAAGGTGAAATCTCTCCTGCAAAAACTATTGGAAAATCCATTGGTTTTTCTGATAAATTTGTACTTAAAGTTTTAAGACCTTTAACCAGTGCAAATATAGTTCTTCCTTTCAGAGGTGTTACTGGAGGTTATTGTTTAGGAAAAACTACTGATAAAATTACTCTTTTTGATGTTATAGTTGCAGTACAAAATGATATTAATATCTTAACAGTTATGAAAAATATGTCTAAAAAAGATATAAAAAAAGATGAAATATTTTCTATATTTGATCAAATACAGGAATTAGAAAAAAAGATTTTGAAAAAAATTACTTTTGATATGATTATAAATAACAAAGTTAATCTAAAAAATATATTAGAAGATACTCTTTAA
- a CDS encoding toxin-antitoxin system YwqK family antitoxin, translated as MTNQYNKDGKKEGLWVKTYDNGRIQEEKNYVNGIREGEYKSYYMNGQVETHKFYKDGNIHGVYETFYSDGKLSSRRTLVNGETVGLYEEFFPNGKLKKSSEHVSNSTTTKNVKYFPNGQVKLDVNFKNGAMYGSYKEYFSNGVLYIECNYGDNGKLDGVYKEYDAEGKLVKECHYSNGSEQFR; from the coding sequence ATGACAAATCAGTATAATAAAGATGGAAAAAAAGAAGGACTATGGGTAAAAACTTACGATAATGGGAGAATTCAAGAAGAAAAAAATTATGTAAATGGAATTAGAGAAGGAGAATATAAATCATATTATATGAATGGTCAGGTAGAAACTCATAAATTCTATAAAGATGGAAATATCCATGGAGTATATGAAACTTTCTATAGTGATGGAAAATTAAGTTCTAGACGTACTCTAGTAAATGGAGAGACAGTTGGACTTTATGAAGAATTTTTTCCAAATGGAAAATTAAAAAAATCGTCAGAACATGTCAGCAACTCAACAACAACAAAAAATGTAAAGTATTTCCCGAATGGACAAGTGAAACTTGATGTTAATTTTAAAAATGGAGCTATGTATGGTTCTTACAAAGAGTATTTTTCAAATGGTGTTTTATATATAGAATGCAACTATGGAGACAATGGAAAATTAGATGGTGTTTACAAAGAGTATGACGCAGAAGGTAAATTAGTAAAAGAGTGCCATTATTCTAATGGTTCTGAACAATTTAGATAA
- a CDS encoding ABC transporter ATP-binding protein produces MSGVILKNIEKVYPNGFKAVHGIDLEIKPGEFMVLVGPSGCAKSTMLRMIAGLEEITEGELWIEGKLANKLPPKDRGIAMVFQNYALYPHMTTYENMAFGLKMAKFPKKEIDKRVRETAERLEISDILDRKPKEMSGGQKQRVALGRAIVREPKVFLFDEPLSNLDAKLRVSMRVRITQLHKELLSEGKETMMIYVTHDQVEAMTMGDRICVLNKGKVMQVDTPMNIYNFPVNKFVAGFIGSPAMNIVEGELLEKNGEVLVKLDTDTYLILDKEKAEKAKNNIGEKIWFGIRPENIKVSDENSQEKNRAQGVVSVVENMGNEVYIYFKIGEKEFTARASTDVIKNISFGKKLFFDFNMLNIHIFHYKTEKNILK; encoded by the coding sequence ATGAGCGGAGTTATTTTAAAAAATATTGAAAAAGTATATCCAAACGGCTTTAAGGCTGTTCATGGAATAGATTTAGAGATAAAGCCGGGAGAATTTATGGTGCTTGTAGGTCCTTCTGGCTGTGCCAAGTCAACTATGCTTAGAATGATAGCTGGACTGGAGGAAATAACAGAGGGAGAATTATGGATAGAGGGAAAACTAGCCAATAAGCTTCCTCCTAAAGACAGAGGTATAGCCATGGTATTTCAAAACTATGCTCTTTATCCTCATATGACTACTTATGAAAATATGGCCTTTGGATTGAAAATGGCAAAATTTCCTAAAAAAGAGATAGATAAAAGAGTGAGGGAAACTGCTGAAAGATTGGAAATAAGCGATATTTTAGATAGAAAGCCTAAAGAGATGTCAGGTGGACAGAAGCAGAGAGTGGCCTTAGGAAGAGCCATAGTAAGAGAGCCTAAAGTATTTCTTTTTGATGAACCTCTTTCTAATCTGGATGCTAAGTTAAGAGTGTCTATGAGAGTAAGGATAACACAGCTCCATAAGGAACTTCTCAGTGAAGGAAAAGAAACTATGATGATATATGTAACTCATGATCAGGTAGAAGCAATGACTATGGGAGATAGAATATGTGTACTCAATAAGGGAAAAGTTATGCAGGTAGATACGCCTATGAACATATACAATTTTCCTGTAAATAAATTTGTAGCAGGGTTTATCGGGTCACCAGCTATGAACATAGTTGAAGGAGAACTTCTGGAAAAAAATGGAGAAGTTCTAGTAAAGCTGGATACTGATACCTATTTAATTTTGGATAAAGAAAAAGCTGAAAAAGCAAAAAATAATATTGGAGAAAAAATCTGGTTTGGAATAAGACCAGAAAATATAAAAGTTTCAGATGAAAACAGTCAGGAAAAAAATAGAGCCCAGGGTGTAGTAAGTGTTGTTGAAAACATGGGAAATGAAGTATATATATATTTCAAAATAGGAGAAAAGGAGTTTACAGCAAGGGCTTCAACAGATGTAATTAAAAACATTTCATTTGGTAAAAAACTATTTTTTGACTTTAATATGTTAAATATTCATATTTTCCATTATAAAACAGAAAAAAATATATTAAAATAG